A region from the Rufibacter sp. DG15C genome encodes:
- a CDS encoding amidohydrolase family protein encodes MKKVILSVLAVAALSLQSRAQETFPRNGVYDERSGLRAFTNATIYVDYQTRLENATLVIKDGKVAAVGTKVTVPQGAYVVDMKGKTIYPGFVDPFSSYGLPAITRAGGGFNSPPQAESKKTGAYNWNQAIRPETNAAELFKVDDKAAEELRKMGYGAVLTIHQDGVARGTASLVSLANKRENQVILLDRAAASLSLDKGSSTQEYPSSIMGSIALLRQTYLDAQWNAKNPDKEQNLSLKAFTDANKLPQIFEVSNKLNAVRADKVGDEFGYQYIFKGNGDEYQMLPEIKATKAPFIVSLNFPDAYNVEDPYEARRVSLPDLKHWEMAPANPAMLAKEGVVIAFTSSDLRDKSKFLPNLRKAVQYGLSEQEALKAITLTPAQLVKADKYVGSLREGMQANFVIASASLFDNSAVLLENYVQGESYRINETPSDYRGVYTLKVGNQPERKMIIGGSAEKPDVKIVATDTIKGTLFLSGDQVTLAFAPTKNGKESIRLSGWSTGKGFQGEGQNTDAQSVKWSAQLAEAATAQAKKEAAAKAAEKIEMGAMVYPFADFGRTAMPSSEAVLIKNATLWTNEKEGKLENADVLLRGGKIAQVGKNLSAKDAKVIDGTGKHVTPGIIDEHSHIALDGVNEGTQSVTSEVRMSDVVNHEQVNIYRQLAGGVTTSQLLHGSANPIGGQSAIIKLRWGQAPEKLMFQGADQFIKFALGENVKQSNRSPVYNIRFPQTRMGVEQVMIDAFQRAKEYEKSWNAYNKLSKSAQKKASAPRRDLELDALVEILNDKRFITCHSYVQSEINMMMKVADQMGFNVNTFTHILEGYKVADKMKQHGAGASTFSDWWAYKMEVKDAIPYNAAIMHNVGVTTAINSDDAEMARRLNQEAAKTMKYGGVSEEDALKMVTLNPAKLLHIDSKVGSLKPGKDADVVLWNEHPLSIYARPEKTFVDGIAYFDLEQDKNLQDNQEKERLRIIQKMLAAKARGEKTQAPAAGRRGAQVLHCEDVDNSAQETLYESEYHKN; translated from the coding sequence ATGAAAAAAGTAATTCTCTCCGTGTTGGCGGTGGCGGCTTTGTCGCTGCAGAGCCGGGCACAGGAGACGTTTCCCCGCAATGGAGTGTATGATGAGCGCAGCGGTCTACGCGCCTTCACCAACGCTACCATTTATGTAGACTATCAAACCAGGCTTGAGAACGCCACGTTGGTCATCAAAGACGGCAAAGTAGCCGCCGTGGGTACCAAGGTAACCGTGCCGCAGGGCGCCTACGTGGTAGACATGAAAGGCAAGACCATCTACCCAGGTTTTGTGGATCCTTTCTCCAGCTACGGTTTACCAGCCATTACCCGCGCAGGCGGTGGTTTTAACAGCCCGCCGCAGGCAGAGTCCAAGAAAACCGGTGCCTACAACTGGAACCAGGCCATACGTCCAGAGACCAACGCCGCCGAACTATTTAAAGTAGATGACAAAGCCGCTGAGGAGTTGCGCAAGATGGGCTACGGCGCCGTCTTGACCATTCACCAGGATGGCGTGGCCCGTGGCACCGCGTCCTTGGTGTCTTTGGCCAACAAACGCGAAAACCAGGTGATTCTCCTGGATAGAGCCGCCGCTTCTCTTTCCTTGGACAAAGGCTCATCTACCCAAGAGTACCCTTCCTCTATCATGGGCTCCATTGCCTTGCTGCGCCAGACGTATCTGGATGCCCAATGGAATGCCAAGAACCCAGACAAGGAGCAGAATTTGTCCTTAAAAGCCTTCACCGACGCCAACAAACTTCCCCAGATTTTTGAAGTGTCTAACAAGTTGAACGCTGTGCGCGCCGACAAGGTGGGTGATGAGTTTGGTTACCAGTACATCTTTAAAGGCAACGGGGACGAGTACCAGATGCTTCCAGAGATTAAGGCGACCAAAGCCCCATTCATTGTGAGCCTGAACTTCCCGGATGCTTACAATGTAGAAGACCCCTATGAGGCCCGCCGTGTGAGCTTACCTGATTTAAAGCACTGGGAAATGGCGCCGGCCAACCCGGCCATGCTGGCCAAAGAAGGCGTGGTGATTGCTTTTACCTCATCAGACCTAAGAGACAAGTCAAAGTTCTTGCCTAACCTGCGCAAAGCCGTGCAGTATGGTTTGTCTGAGCAGGAGGCCTTGAAAGCGATTACCCTAACACCAGCTCAATTAGTAAAGGCAGACAAGTATGTAGGCAGTCTGCGCGAAGGCATGCAGGCCAATTTTGTCATAGCCTCGGCTAGCCTGTTTGACAACAGCGCTGTGCTCTTAGAAAACTATGTGCAAGGCGAGTCTTATAGAATCAATGAGACGCCAAGTGACTATAGAGGAGTCTATACTCTCAAGGTTGGTAACCAGCCGGAGCGCAAAATGATCATTGGCGGCTCCGCCGAAAAGCCAGATGTGAAGATCGTCGCGACAGATACTATCAAAGGCACTCTTTTCTTATCTGGTGACCAAGTAACGTTGGCATTTGCGCCTACCAAGAATGGCAAGGAAAGCATTAGACTAAGCGGCTGGAGCACTGGTAAAGGTTTTCAGGGCGAAGGACAGAATACAGATGCGCAATCCGTGAAATGGTCTGCGCAACTAGCGGAGGCTGCCACGGCTCAGGCCAAGAAAGAAGCTGCCGCAAAAGCCGCTGAGAAAATTGAGATGGGTGCCATGGTGTACCCGTTCGCAGATTTTGGACGTACGGCCATGCCAAGCTCTGAGGCTGTTTTAATTAAGAATGCTACCCTTTGGACCAATGAGAAAGAAGGCAAGCTGGAGAACGCAGACGTGTTGCTGAGAGGCGGCAAGATTGCGCAGGTGGGTAAAAACCTTTCGGCCAAGGATGCCAAAGTCATTGACGGTACCGGCAAGCACGTAACCCCAGGCATCATTGACGAGCACTCACACATTGCCCTGGACGGTGTGAACGAGGGTACGCAGTCTGTGACCTCAGAAGTGCGCATGAGTGATGTGGTAAACCATGAGCAGGTGAACATCTACCGTCAGTTGGCGGGCGGCGTGACTACTTCCCAGTTGTTGCATGGCTCGGCGAATCCTATTGGCGGCCAAAGCGCCATTATCAAATTGCGTTGGGGCCAGGCGCCGGAGAAATTGATGTTCCAGGGCGCTGACCAGTTCATCAAGTTTGCACTTGGCGAGAATGTGAAGCAGTCCAACCGCTCACCGGTCTACAACATCCGTTTCCCGCAAACCCGCATGGGCGTAGAGCAAGTGATGATTGACGCCTTTCAGCGCGCCAAGGAATATGAAAAGTCCTGGAACGCCTATAACAAACTATCCAAGTCGGCTCAGAAGAAAGCATCGGCCCCGCGCCGCGATTTAGAACTAGACGCCTTGGTAGAAATTCTGAACGACAAGCGCTTCATCACCTGCCACTCTTATGTGCAGTCTGAGATCAACATGATGATGAAGGTAGCGGACCAGATGGGCTTTAACGTGAACACCTTCACGCACATCCTGGAAGGCTATAAAGTAGCAGATAAGATGAAACAGCACGGCGCTGGCGCTTCTACCTTCTCTGACTGGTGGGCCTATAAAATGGAGGTGAAAGACGCCATCCCGTACAACGCTGCCATCATGCACAACGTGGGCGTGACCACAGCCATCAACTCAGATGACGCTGAGATGGCCCGCCGCTTGAACCAGGAGGCCGCCAAGACGATGAAATACGGTGGCGTGTCGGAAGAAGACGCGTTGAAAATGGTGACCTTGAACCCAGCCAAACTCCTGCACATTGACAGCAAGGTAGGCAGCTTGAAGCCCGGCAAGGACGCCGATGTGGTGTTATGGAACGAGCACCCCTTGTCTATCTACGCCCGTCCTGAGAAAACCTTTGTAGACGGCATCGCCTACTTTGATTTAGAGCAGGACAAGAACCTACAGGACAATCAAGAGAAAGAACGCCTGC